Proteins co-encoded in one Taeniopygia guttata chromosome 4, bTaeGut7.mat, whole genome shotgun sequence genomic window:
- the CLOCK gene encoding circadian locomoter output cycles protein kaput isoform X3, with product MSSIADRNDGSIFDGLVEEDDKDKAKRVSRNKSEKKRRDQFNVLIKELGSMLPGNARKMDKSTVLQKSIDFLRKHKEITAQSDASEIRQDWKPTFLSNEEFTQLMLEALDGFFLAIMTDGNIIYVSESITPLLEHLPSDLVDQSVFNFIPEGEHSEIYKILSSHLLESDSLTPEYLKSKNQLEFCCHMLRGTIDPKEQPTYEYVKFIGNFKCLNHVPNSAHNGFEGTIQRSHRPSYEEKVCFVATVRLATPQFIKEMCTVEEPNEEFTSRHSLEWKFLFLDHRAPPIIGYLPFEVLGTSGYDYYHVDDLDNLAKCHEHLMQYGKGKSCYYRFLTKGQQWIWLQTHYYITYHQWNSRPEFIVCTHTVVSYAEVRAERRRELGIEESLPEITADKSQDSGSDNHINTVSLKEALERFDTSPTPSASSRSSRKSSHTAVSDHSSTPTKMTVDTSTPPRQGLSGHEKTAQRRSSLSSQSLSSQSLGQPVTQPAISQPATLQLQSGMTQPVFQFSAQLGAMQHLKDQLEQRTRMIEANIHRQQEELRKIQEQLQIVHGQGLQLPSGNSSTVQQLTPINMQGQVVQTNQTQSGMNTGHINTPHMIQQQPLQSTATQHNQQNVLSGHNQQSSLASQSQNTVSAPLYNTMVISQPTGGNVVQVPSSLPQTNNQNAAAVTTFTQDRQIRFSQGQQLVTKLVTAPVACGAVMVPSTMFMGQVVTAYPTFAAQQQQTQTLSITQQQQQQQQQQSQQDHQQQLTTVQQPAQSQLTQHPQQFLQTSRLLHGNQSAQLILSAAFPLQQSTFTQSHHQQHQSQQQQLSRHRTDKMTDPSKVQPQ from the exons AAATTACTGCACAATCAGACGCCAGTGAAATTCGACAGGACTGGAAACCGACATTCCTTAGTAATGAAGAGTTCACACAGTTAATGTTAGAG GCTcttgatggtttttttttagcaattATGACAGATGGAAATATAATATATGTGTCTGAAAGTATAACTCCCTTACTTGAACATTTGCCA tctgaTCTTGTGGATCAGagtgtatttaattttatccCAGAGGGGGAACATTcagaaatttataaaatattgtcTTCTCATCTGCTGGAAAGTGATTCCTTGACACCGGAATACTTAAAAT caAAAAATCAGCTAGAATTCTGTTGCCATATGCTGCGAGGAACAATAGATCCAAAAGAGCAGCCCACATATGAATACGTAAAATTTATAGGAAATTTCAAGTGTTTGAATCATG TTCCCAACTCAGCGCACAATGGTTTTGAAGGAACTATTCAGAGATCACACCGGCCTTCATATGAAGAAAAAGTTTGCTTTGTAGCCACAGTCAGATTAGCTACACCTCAATTTATCAAG gaAATGTGCACTGTTGAAGAACCCAACGAAGAGTTCACATCTAGACACAGCTTAGAATGGAAGTTCTTATTCTTGGATCACAG GGCACCTCCAATAATAGGTTATCTTCCATTTGAAGTTTTGGGAACATCAGGGTATGATTATTATCATGTGGATGATCTGGATAATCTGGCAAAATGTCATGAGCATT TAATGCAGTATGGGAAAGGGAAGTCATGTTACTACAGATTCCTTACAAAGGGACAACAATGGATTTGGCTGCAAACTCATTACTATATCACGTATCACCAGTGGAATTCCAGGCCAGAGTTTATTGTCTGTACGCACACTGTTGTGAG TTATGCAGAAGTTAGAGCAGAAAGACGACGAGAACTTGGTATTGAGGAATCTCTCCCAGAGATAACAGCAGATAAA AGTCAGGACTCTGGGTCTGACAATCACATAAACACAGTGAGTCTCAAAGAAGCACTGGAAAGGTTTGATACCAGCCCCACACCTTCTGCTTCCTCCAGGAGTTCAAGAAAATCTTCACATACTGCAGTATCGGATCATTCAT CAACACCAACTAAAATGACAGTGGACACTAGCACTCCTCCAAGGCAAGGCTTATCTGGTCATGAAAAGACTGCGCAAAGAAGATCATCTCTGAGCAGTCAG TCTTTAAGCTCACAGTCTCTTGGACAACCAGTAACACAGCCAGCAATATCTCAGCCTGCAACTTTGCAGCTCCAGTCTGGAATGACTCAG cctgtgtttcagttttcaGCTCAATTGGGAGCTATGCAGCATCTAAAGGACCAGCTAGAGCAAAGAACACGCATGATAGAGGCAAATATTCATCGGCAGCAGGAAGAGTTGCGTAAGATTCAAGAGCAGCTTCAAATTGTTCATGGTCAAGGACTCCAG CTTCCTTCTGGAAATTCTTCAACTGTTCAGCAGCTTACGCCAATAAACATGCAAGGTCAAGTTGTTCAGACTAATCAGACTCAAAGTGGGATGAACACAGGCCATATAAATACTCCACACATGATACAGCAGCAGCCTTTGCAGAGTACTGCAACACAG catAATCAACAAAATGTACTTAGTGGACACAATCAACAGTCTTCTCTTGCCAGTCAGTCACAGAACACAGTGTCAGCACCTTTGTACAACACTATGGTGATTTCTCAGCCAACAGGAGGAAATGTGGTGCAGGTTCCCTCTAGCTTACCACAGACCAACAACCAGAATGCTGCTGCAGTAACCACTTTTACACAGGACAGACAAATCAG ATTTTCTCAAGGTCAGCAACTTGTAACAAAACTTGTCACGGCCCCAGTAGCATGTGGAGCGGTAATGGTACCAAGTACTATGTTTATGGGACAGGTGGTGACAGCTTATCCCACTTTTGCTGCCCAACAGCAGCAGACACAGACTTTGTCAATaacacaacagcagcagcagcagcaacagcagcaaagtCAGCAGGaccatcagcagcagctcaccACAGTGCAACAACCAGCTCAGTCACAGCTgacccagcacccccagcagTTCCTACAG ACATCCAGGTTACTTCATGGGAATCAGTCGGCTCAGCTTattctctctgctgctttcccacTACAACAAAGCACTTTCACTCAGtcccaccaccagcagcatcagtctcagcagcagcagctgtcacGACACAGAACTGACAAGATGACTGATCCCTCCAAAGTTCAGCCACAGTAG
- the CLOCK gene encoding circadian locomoter output cycles protein kaput isoform X4: MTDGNIIYVSESITPLLEHLPSDLVDQSVFNFIPEGEHSEIYKILSSHLLESDSLTPEYLKSKNQLEFCCHMLRGTIDPKEQPTYEYVKFIGNFKCLNHVPNSAHNGFEGTIQRSHRPSYEEKVCFVATVRLATPQFIKEMCTVEEPNEEFTSRHSLEWKFLFLDHRAPPIIGYLPFEVLGTSGYDYYHVDDLDNLAKCHEHLMQYGKGKSCYYRFLTKGQQWIWLQTHYYITYHQWNSRPEFIVCTHTVVSYAEVRAERRRELGIEESLPEITADKSQDSGSDNHINTVSLKEALERFDTSPTPSASSRSSRKSSHTAVSDHSSTPTKMTVDTSTPPRQGLSGHEKTAQRRSSLSSQSLSSQSLGQPVTQPAISQPATLQLQSGMTQPVFQFSAQLGAMQHLKDQLEQRTRMIEANIHRQQEELRKIQEQLQIVHGQGLQMFLQQSASGLNFGSVQLPSGNSSTVQQLTPINMQGQVVQTNQTQSGMNTGHINTPHMIQQQPLQSTATQHNQQNVLSGHNQQSSLASQSQNTVSAPLYNTMVISQPTGGNVVQVPSSLPQTNNQNAAAVTTFTQDRQIRFSQGQQLVTKLVTAPVACGAVMVPSTMFMGQVVTAYPTFAAQQQQTQTLSITQQQQQQQQQQSQQDHQQQLTTVQQPAQSQLTQHPQQFLQTSRLLHGNQSAQLILSAAFPLQQSTFTQSHHQQHQSQQQQLSRHRTDKMTDPSKVQPQ; encoded by the exons ATGACAGATGGAAATATAATATATGTGTCTGAAAGTATAACTCCCTTACTTGAACATTTGCCA tctgaTCTTGTGGATCAGagtgtatttaattttatccCAGAGGGGGAACATTcagaaatttataaaatattgtcTTCTCATCTGCTGGAAAGTGATTCCTTGACACCGGAATACTTAAAAT caAAAAATCAGCTAGAATTCTGTTGCCATATGCTGCGAGGAACAATAGATCCAAAAGAGCAGCCCACATATGAATACGTAAAATTTATAGGAAATTTCAAGTGTTTGAATCATG TTCCCAACTCAGCGCACAATGGTTTTGAAGGAACTATTCAGAGATCACACCGGCCTTCATATGAAGAAAAAGTTTGCTTTGTAGCCACAGTCAGATTAGCTACACCTCAATTTATCAAG gaAATGTGCACTGTTGAAGAACCCAACGAAGAGTTCACATCTAGACACAGCTTAGAATGGAAGTTCTTATTCTTGGATCACAG GGCACCTCCAATAATAGGTTATCTTCCATTTGAAGTTTTGGGAACATCAGGGTATGATTATTATCATGTGGATGATCTGGATAATCTGGCAAAATGTCATGAGCATT TAATGCAGTATGGGAAAGGGAAGTCATGTTACTACAGATTCCTTACAAAGGGACAACAATGGATTTGGCTGCAAACTCATTACTATATCACGTATCACCAGTGGAATTCCAGGCCAGAGTTTATTGTCTGTACGCACACTGTTGTGAG TTATGCAGAAGTTAGAGCAGAAAGACGACGAGAACTTGGTATTGAGGAATCTCTCCCAGAGATAACAGCAGATAAA AGTCAGGACTCTGGGTCTGACAATCACATAAACACAGTGAGTCTCAAAGAAGCACTGGAAAGGTTTGATACCAGCCCCACACCTTCTGCTTCCTCCAGGAGTTCAAGAAAATCTTCACATACTGCAGTATCGGATCATTCAT CAACACCAACTAAAATGACAGTGGACACTAGCACTCCTCCAAGGCAAGGCTTATCTGGTCATGAAAAGACTGCGCAAAGAAGATCATCTCTGAGCAGTCAG TCTTTAAGCTCACAGTCTCTTGGACAACCAGTAACACAGCCAGCAATATCTCAGCCTGCAACTTTGCAGCTCCAGTCTGGAATGACTCAG cctgtgtttcagttttcaGCTCAATTGGGAGCTATGCAGCATCTAAAGGACCAGCTAGAGCAAAGAACACGCATGATAGAGGCAAATATTCATCGGCAGCAGGAAGAGTTGCGTAAGATTCAAGAGCAGCTTCAAATTGTTCATGGTCAAGGACTCCAG ATGTTCTTGCAGCAGTCAGCTTCTGGACTCAACTTTGGTTCTGTGCAGCTTCCTTCTGGAAATTCTTCAACTGTTCAGCAGCTTACGCCAATAAACATGCAAGGTCAAGTTGTTCAGACTAATCAGACTCAAAGTGGGATGAACACAGGCCATATAAATACTCCACACATGATACAGCAGCAGCCTTTGCAGAGTACTGCAACACAG catAATCAACAAAATGTACTTAGTGGACACAATCAACAGTCTTCTCTTGCCAGTCAGTCACAGAACACAGTGTCAGCACCTTTGTACAACACTATGGTGATTTCTCAGCCAACAGGAGGAAATGTGGTGCAGGTTCCCTCTAGCTTACCACAGACCAACAACCAGAATGCTGCTGCAGTAACCACTTTTACACAGGACAGACAAATCAG ATTTTCTCAAGGTCAGCAACTTGTAACAAAACTTGTCACGGCCCCAGTAGCATGTGGAGCGGTAATGGTACCAAGTACTATGTTTATGGGACAGGTGGTGACAGCTTATCCCACTTTTGCTGCCCAACAGCAGCAGACACAGACTTTGTCAATaacacaacagcagcagcagcagcaacagcagcaaagtCAGCAGGaccatcagcagcagctcaccACAGTGCAACAACCAGCTCAGTCACAGCTgacccagcacccccagcagTTCCTACAG ACATCCAGGTTACTTCATGGGAATCAGTCGGCTCAGCTTattctctctgctgctttcccacTACAACAAAGCACTTTCACTCAGtcccaccaccagcagcatcagtctcagcagcagcagctgtcacGACACAGAACTGACAAGATGACTGATCCCTCCAAAGTTCAGCCACAGTAG
- the CLOCK gene encoding circadian locomoter output cycles protein kaput isoform X1, whose amino-acid sequence MSSIADRNDGSIFDGLVEEDDKDKAKRVSRNKSEKKRRDQFNVLIKELGSMLPGNARKMDKSTVLQKSIDFLRKHKEITAQSDASEIRQDWKPTFLSNEEFTQLMLEALDGFFLAIMTDGNIIYVSESITPLLEHLPSDLVDQSVFNFIPEGEHSEIYKILSSHLLESDSLTPEYLKSKNQLEFCCHMLRGTIDPKEQPTYEYVKFIGNFKCLNHVPNSAHNGFEGTIQRSHRPSYEEKVCFVATVRLATPQFIKEMCTVEEPNEEFTSRHSLEWKFLFLDHRAPPIIGYLPFEVLGTSGYDYYHVDDLDNLAKCHEHLMQYGKGKSCYYRFLTKGQQWIWLQTHYYITYHQWNSRPEFIVCTHTVVSYAEVRAERRRELGIEESLPEITADKSQDSGSDNHINTVSLKEALERFDTSPTPSASSRSSRKSSHTAVSDHSSTPTKMTVDTSTPPRQGLSGHEKTAQRRSSLSSQSLSSQSLGQPVTQPAISQPATLQLQSGMTQPVFQFSAQLGAMQHLKDQLEQRTRMIEANIHRQQEELRKIQEQLQIVHGQGLQMFLQQSASGLNFGSVQLPSGNSSTVQQLTPINMQGQVVQTNQTQSGMNTGHINTPHMIQQQPLQSTATQHNQQNVLSGHNQQSSLASQSQNTVSAPLYNTMVISQPTGGNVVQVPSSLPQTNNQNAAAVTTFTQDRQIRFSQGQQLVTKLVTAPVACGAVMVPSTMFMGQVVTAYPTFAAQQQQTQTLSITQQQQQQQQQQSQQDHQQQLTTVQQPAQSQLTQHPQQFLQTSRLLHGNQSAQLILSAAFPLQQSTFTQSHHQQHQSQQQQLSRHRTDKMTDPSKVQPQ is encoded by the exons AAATTACTGCACAATCAGACGCCAGTGAAATTCGACAGGACTGGAAACCGACATTCCTTAGTAATGAAGAGTTCACACAGTTAATGTTAGAG GCTcttgatggtttttttttagcaattATGACAGATGGAAATATAATATATGTGTCTGAAAGTATAACTCCCTTACTTGAACATTTGCCA tctgaTCTTGTGGATCAGagtgtatttaattttatccCAGAGGGGGAACATTcagaaatttataaaatattgtcTTCTCATCTGCTGGAAAGTGATTCCTTGACACCGGAATACTTAAAAT caAAAAATCAGCTAGAATTCTGTTGCCATATGCTGCGAGGAACAATAGATCCAAAAGAGCAGCCCACATATGAATACGTAAAATTTATAGGAAATTTCAAGTGTTTGAATCATG TTCCCAACTCAGCGCACAATGGTTTTGAAGGAACTATTCAGAGATCACACCGGCCTTCATATGAAGAAAAAGTTTGCTTTGTAGCCACAGTCAGATTAGCTACACCTCAATTTATCAAG gaAATGTGCACTGTTGAAGAACCCAACGAAGAGTTCACATCTAGACACAGCTTAGAATGGAAGTTCTTATTCTTGGATCACAG GGCACCTCCAATAATAGGTTATCTTCCATTTGAAGTTTTGGGAACATCAGGGTATGATTATTATCATGTGGATGATCTGGATAATCTGGCAAAATGTCATGAGCATT TAATGCAGTATGGGAAAGGGAAGTCATGTTACTACAGATTCCTTACAAAGGGACAACAATGGATTTGGCTGCAAACTCATTACTATATCACGTATCACCAGTGGAATTCCAGGCCAGAGTTTATTGTCTGTACGCACACTGTTGTGAG TTATGCAGAAGTTAGAGCAGAAAGACGACGAGAACTTGGTATTGAGGAATCTCTCCCAGAGATAACAGCAGATAAA AGTCAGGACTCTGGGTCTGACAATCACATAAACACAGTGAGTCTCAAAGAAGCACTGGAAAGGTTTGATACCAGCCCCACACCTTCTGCTTCCTCCAGGAGTTCAAGAAAATCTTCACATACTGCAGTATCGGATCATTCAT CAACACCAACTAAAATGACAGTGGACACTAGCACTCCTCCAAGGCAAGGCTTATCTGGTCATGAAAAGACTGCGCAAAGAAGATCATCTCTGAGCAGTCAG TCTTTAAGCTCACAGTCTCTTGGACAACCAGTAACACAGCCAGCAATATCTCAGCCTGCAACTTTGCAGCTCCAGTCTGGAATGACTCAG cctgtgtttcagttttcaGCTCAATTGGGAGCTATGCAGCATCTAAAGGACCAGCTAGAGCAAAGAACACGCATGATAGAGGCAAATATTCATCGGCAGCAGGAAGAGTTGCGTAAGATTCAAGAGCAGCTTCAAATTGTTCATGGTCAAGGACTCCAG ATGTTCTTGCAGCAGTCAGCTTCTGGACTCAACTTTGGTTCTGTGCAGCTTCCTTCTGGAAATTCTTCAACTGTTCAGCAGCTTACGCCAATAAACATGCAAGGTCAAGTTGTTCAGACTAATCAGACTCAAAGTGGGATGAACACAGGCCATATAAATACTCCACACATGATACAGCAGCAGCCTTTGCAGAGTACTGCAACACAG catAATCAACAAAATGTACTTAGTGGACACAATCAACAGTCTTCTCTTGCCAGTCAGTCACAGAACACAGTGTCAGCACCTTTGTACAACACTATGGTGATTTCTCAGCCAACAGGAGGAAATGTGGTGCAGGTTCCCTCTAGCTTACCACAGACCAACAACCAGAATGCTGCTGCAGTAACCACTTTTACACAGGACAGACAAATCAG ATTTTCTCAAGGTCAGCAACTTGTAACAAAACTTGTCACGGCCCCAGTAGCATGTGGAGCGGTAATGGTACCAAGTACTATGTTTATGGGACAGGTGGTGACAGCTTATCCCACTTTTGCTGCCCAACAGCAGCAGACACAGACTTTGTCAATaacacaacagcagcagcagcagcaacagcagcaaagtCAGCAGGaccatcagcagcagctcaccACAGTGCAACAACCAGCTCAGTCACAGCTgacccagcacccccagcagTTCCTACAG ACATCCAGGTTACTTCATGGGAATCAGTCGGCTCAGCTTattctctctgctgctttcccacTACAACAAAGCACTTTCACTCAGtcccaccaccagcagcatcagtctcagcagcagcagctgtcacGACACAGAACTGACAAGATGACTGATCCCTCCAAAGTTCAGCCACAGTAG
- the CLOCK gene encoding circadian locomoter output cycles protein kaput isoform X2, whose amino-acid sequence MSSIADRNDGSIFDGLVEEDDKDKAKRVSRNKSEKKRRDQFNVLIKELGSMLPGNARKMDKSTVLQKSIDFLRKHKEITAQSDASEIRQDWKPTFLSNEEFTQLMLEALDGFFLAIMTDGNIIYVSESITPLLEHLPSDLVDQSVFNFIPEGEHSEIYKILSSHLLESDSLTPEYLKSKNQLEFCCHMLRGTIDPKEQPTYEYVKFIGNFKCLNHVPNSAHNGFEGTIQRSHRPSYEEKVCFVATVRLATPQFIKEMCTVEEPNEEFTSRHSLEWKFLFLDHRAPPIIGYLPFEVLGTSGYDYYHVDDLDNLAKCHEHLMQYGKGKSCYYRFLTKGQQWIWLQTHYYITYHQWNSRPEFIVCTHTVVSYAEVRAERRRELGIEESLPEITADKSQDSGSDNHINTVSLKEALERFDTSPTPSASSRSSRKSSHTAVSDHSSTPTKMTVDTSTPPRQGLSGHEKTAQRRSSLSSQSLSSQSLGQPVTQPAISQPATLQLQSGMTQFSAQLGAMQHLKDQLEQRTRMIEANIHRQQEELRKIQEQLQIVHGQGLQMFLQQSASGLNFGSVQLPSGNSSTVQQLTPINMQGQVVQTNQTQSGMNTGHINTPHMIQQQPLQSTATQHNQQNVLSGHNQQSSLASQSQNTVSAPLYNTMVISQPTGGNVVQVPSSLPQTNNQNAAAVTTFTQDRQIRFSQGQQLVTKLVTAPVACGAVMVPSTMFMGQVVTAYPTFAAQQQQTQTLSITQQQQQQQQQQSQQDHQQQLTTVQQPAQSQLTQHPQQFLQTSRLLHGNQSAQLILSAAFPLQQSTFTQSHHQQHQSQQQQLSRHRTDKMTDPSKVQPQ is encoded by the exons AAATTACTGCACAATCAGACGCCAGTGAAATTCGACAGGACTGGAAACCGACATTCCTTAGTAATGAAGAGTTCACACAGTTAATGTTAGAG GCTcttgatggtttttttttagcaattATGACAGATGGAAATATAATATATGTGTCTGAAAGTATAACTCCCTTACTTGAACATTTGCCA tctgaTCTTGTGGATCAGagtgtatttaattttatccCAGAGGGGGAACATTcagaaatttataaaatattgtcTTCTCATCTGCTGGAAAGTGATTCCTTGACACCGGAATACTTAAAAT caAAAAATCAGCTAGAATTCTGTTGCCATATGCTGCGAGGAACAATAGATCCAAAAGAGCAGCCCACATATGAATACGTAAAATTTATAGGAAATTTCAAGTGTTTGAATCATG TTCCCAACTCAGCGCACAATGGTTTTGAAGGAACTATTCAGAGATCACACCGGCCTTCATATGAAGAAAAAGTTTGCTTTGTAGCCACAGTCAGATTAGCTACACCTCAATTTATCAAG gaAATGTGCACTGTTGAAGAACCCAACGAAGAGTTCACATCTAGACACAGCTTAGAATGGAAGTTCTTATTCTTGGATCACAG GGCACCTCCAATAATAGGTTATCTTCCATTTGAAGTTTTGGGAACATCAGGGTATGATTATTATCATGTGGATGATCTGGATAATCTGGCAAAATGTCATGAGCATT TAATGCAGTATGGGAAAGGGAAGTCATGTTACTACAGATTCCTTACAAAGGGACAACAATGGATTTGGCTGCAAACTCATTACTATATCACGTATCACCAGTGGAATTCCAGGCCAGAGTTTATTGTCTGTACGCACACTGTTGTGAG TTATGCAGAAGTTAGAGCAGAAAGACGACGAGAACTTGGTATTGAGGAATCTCTCCCAGAGATAACAGCAGATAAA AGTCAGGACTCTGGGTCTGACAATCACATAAACACAGTGAGTCTCAAAGAAGCACTGGAAAGGTTTGATACCAGCCCCACACCTTCTGCTTCCTCCAGGAGTTCAAGAAAATCTTCACATACTGCAGTATCGGATCATTCAT CAACACCAACTAAAATGACAGTGGACACTAGCACTCCTCCAAGGCAAGGCTTATCTGGTCATGAAAAGACTGCGCAAAGAAGATCATCTCTGAGCAGTCAG TCTTTAAGCTCACAGTCTCTTGGACAACCAGTAACACAGCCAGCAATATCTCAGCCTGCAACTTTGCAGCTCCAGTCTGGAATGACTCAG ttttcaGCTCAATTGGGAGCTATGCAGCATCTAAAGGACCAGCTAGAGCAAAGAACACGCATGATAGAGGCAAATATTCATCGGCAGCAGGAAGAGTTGCGTAAGATTCAAGAGCAGCTTCAAATTGTTCATGGTCAAGGACTCCAG ATGTTCTTGCAGCAGTCAGCTTCTGGACTCAACTTTGGTTCTGTGCAGCTTCCTTCTGGAAATTCTTCAACTGTTCAGCAGCTTACGCCAATAAACATGCAAGGTCAAGTTGTTCAGACTAATCAGACTCAAAGTGGGATGAACACAGGCCATATAAATACTCCACACATGATACAGCAGCAGCCTTTGCAGAGTACTGCAACACAG catAATCAACAAAATGTACTTAGTGGACACAATCAACAGTCTTCTCTTGCCAGTCAGTCACAGAACACAGTGTCAGCACCTTTGTACAACACTATGGTGATTTCTCAGCCAACAGGAGGAAATGTGGTGCAGGTTCCCTCTAGCTTACCACAGACCAACAACCAGAATGCTGCTGCAGTAACCACTTTTACACAGGACAGACAAATCAG ATTTTCTCAAGGTCAGCAACTTGTAACAAAACTTGTCACGGCCCCAGTAGCATGTGGAGCGGTAATGGTACCAAGTACTATGTTTATGGGACAGGTGGTGACAGCTTATCCCACTTTTGCTGCCCAACAGCAGCAGACACAGACTTTGTCAATaacacaacagcagcagcagcagcaacagcagcaaagtCAGCAGGaccatcagcagcagctcaccACAGTGCAACAACCAGCTCAGTCACAGCTgacccagcacccccagcagTTCCTACAG ACATCCAGGTTACTTCATGGGAATCAGTCGGCTCAGCTTattctctctgctgctttcccacTACAACAAAGCACTTTCACTCAGtcccaccaccagcagcatcagtctcagcagcagcagctgtcacGACACAGAACTGACAAGATGACTGATCCCTCCAAAGTTCAGCCACAGTAG